From Actinoplanes oblitus, a single genomic window includes:
- a CDS encoding RICIN domain-containing protein — translation MRRLAIALAMAGTAGAALLVAPAAALATPGGASAAASAAADDYYSTERNYRSKKCMEQTYVNGVEQPGIRAVACTGGDNQLWSHTLVGDSPYIRTIKNKKSGKCLEQSYVNGAETLTVRAATCTGATNQQWDLILTQYWYATYFLKNVASGKMLEQSYANYTEHPEVDVAEFSPWDYRHQAWY, via the coding sequence GTGAGACGTCTCGCGATCGCTCTCGCCATGGCCGGCACCGCCGGTGCGGCCCTTCTCGTGGCGCCGGCCGCCGCGCTGGCGACACCCGGTGGGGCATCAGCTGCCGCATCGGCCGCGGCGGACGACTACTACTCGACCGAGCGGAACTACCGAAGCAAGAAATGCATGGAACAGACCTACGTGAACGGCGTCGAGCAGCCGGGTATCAGGGCTGTCGCCTGCACCGGCGGTGACAATCAGCTGTGGTCGCACACCCTGGTAGGTGACTCCCCCTACATCAGGACCATCAAGAACAAGAAGAGCGGCAAGTGCCTGGAGCAGAGCTATGTGAACGGTGCTGAGACGCTGACCGTCCGGGCGGCCACCTGCACCGGCGCCACCAACCAGCAGTGGGACCTGATCCTGACGCAGTACTGGTACGCCACCTACTTCCTCAAGAACGTGGCCAGCGGAAAGATGCTGGAGCAGAGTTACGCGAACTACACCGAGCACCCGGAAGTAGACGTCGCCGAATTCTCCCCGTGGGACTACCGCCACCAGGCCTGGTACTGA
- a CDS encoding serine/threonine-protein kinase → MLIDGRYRLRERLGHGGMSVVWRAEDDILGREVAVKVLSARLAADQDLLHQLRAEARAAASLRHPMVVQVHDYGETTYRGTLLPYVVMELVDGRTLTELLSGTPLPWRLAVLICAQVAAALAAAHERGVVHRDVKPGNVMVGSSGVKLVDFGISAAVGAMDGSDGRLLGTPAYLAPERIKGGPVRPATDVYALGLLLYQCLAGRMPWDASTATQMLRAHYYAEPAPLPAVPKMPSEVARLVSRCLAKAPGERPTAAELALVLGRIAGLPPASLLDTTPPAAPVRTPNRRQRTLAACGTAAALVAVTGVAVWGADDPRTPAPAVAAVPPSAPTSPPATTPVIRTLQLSLAGGTPRAAEPRRAPHAGTAPKAETKPKAETKPRAEAKAKPKGKAKAKAKGKP, encoded by the coding sequence TTGCTGATCGACGGACGGTATCGGCTTCGGGAGCGCCTGGGCCACGGCGGCATGTCGGTGGTGTGGCGCGCCGAGGACGACATCCTCGGCCGGGAGGTCGCCGTCAAGGTGCTCTCCGCCCGGCTGGCCGCCGACCAGGACCTGCTGCACCAGCTGCGGGCCGAGGCCCGGGCCGCGGCGAGCCTGCGCCATCCCATGGTGGTGCAGGTGCACGACTACGGCGAGACGACGTACCGCGGCACGCTGCTGCCGTACGTCGTGATGGAACTGGTCGACGGCCGGACCCTGACCGAACTGCTCAGCGGGACGCCGCTGCCGTGGCGGCTGGCGGTGCTGATCTGTGCCCAGGTGGCGGCGGCGCTGGCCGCGGCGCACGAGCGCGGGGTGGTGCACCGCGACGTCAAACCGGGCAACGTCATGGTCGGCTCGTCCGGGGTCAAACTGGTCGACTTCGGCATCTCGGCGGCGGTCGGCGCGATGGACGGCAGCGACGGCCGGTTGCTGGGCACCCCCGCCTACCTCGCCCCGGAACGGATCAAGGGCGGCCCGGTCCGGCCGGCCACCGACGTGTACGCGCTCGGCCTGCTGCTCTACCAGTGCCTGGCCGGCCGGATGCCGTGGGACGCCTCGACGGCCACCCAGATGCTCCGGGCGCACTACTACGCCGAGCCGGCGCCGCTGCCGGCCGTACCGAAAATGCCTTCCGAAGTGGCTCGGCTGGTGTCGCGCTGCCTGGCGAAGGCGCCGGGTGAGCGGCCGACCGCCGCGGAGCTGGCGCTGGTCCTGGGCCGGATCGCCGGCCTGCCGCCGGCATCCCTGCTGGACACCACGCCGCCGGCGGCACCGGTGCGCACACCGAACCGGCGGCAGCGCACCCTGGCCGCCTGCGGCACGGCCGCCGCGCTGGTCGCGGTGACCGGCGTCGCGGTGTGGGGCGCGGACGATCCCCGCACCCCGGCACCGGCGGTGGCCGCCGTGCCACCCAGCGCCCCGACCTCGCCGCCGGCCACCACGCCGGTCATCCGCACGCTCCAGCTGAGCCTGGCCGGCGGAACGCCGCGAGCGGCCGAGCCGCGCCGGGCACCGCATGCCGGGACCGCGCCCAAGGCCGAGACCAAGCCGAAGGCCGAGACCAAACCGCGGGCCGAGGCCAAGGCCAAGCCGAAGGGCAAGGCCAAGGCCAAGGCGAAAGGCAAGCCCTAG
- a CDS encoding ZIP family metal transporter translates to MPGWLQAGGWGLLAGSALLIGAAAGYLAPVPRKVIASVMAFGAGVLLSAVAFELVAEAHERAGLTPTVLGAMTGAILYTGCNVLLARRGARHRKRSGEQQPSEQEQGGSGTALALGALLDGVPESIVIGTSLLGGGAISVVTVVAVFISNVPEGLSSAAGMRRAGRSKAYVFGLWTGIAVISGLAAVAGFTLLGGAPAAVLAGITALAGGAILAMIADTMIPEAFDEAHLLIGLITVVGFLVAFALSQAG, encoded by the coding sequence ATGCCAGGATGGTTACAAGCGGGCGGTTGGGGACTGCTGGCCGGTTCGGCGCTGCTGATCGGCGCCGCCGCCGGCTATCTGGCGCCGGTGCCGCGCAAGGTGATCGCGTCGGTGATGGCGTTCGGCGCCGGCGTGCTGTTGTCGGCGGTGGCGTTCGAGCTGGTGGCCGAGGCGCATGAGCGTGCCGGCCTGACGCCGACGGTGCTGGGCGCGATGACCGGTGCCATCCTCTACACCGGCTGCAACGTGCTGCTGGCGCGCCGGGGTGCCCGGCACCGCAAGCGGTCCGGCGAGCAGCAGCCGTCGGAGCAGGAGCAGGGTGGCTCCGGGACGGCGCTGGCGCTGGGCGCCCTGCTCGACGGTGTGCCGGAGTCGATAGTGATCGGCACGAGCCTGCTCGGCGGGGGAGCGATAAGCGTCGTCACCGTGGTGGCGGTGTTCATCAGCAACGTGCCCGAGGGGCTGTCGAGCGCGGCCGGCATGCGCCGGGCCGGCCGGTCCAAGGCGTACGTCTTCGGCCTGTGGACGGGCATCGCGGTGATCAGCGGTCTCGCCGCGGTCGCCGGTTTCACGCTGCTCGGTGGCGCCCCCGCCGCCGTGCTGGCCGGCATCACCGCCCTGGCCGGCGGCGCCATCCTCGCGATGATCGCGGACACCATGATTCCCGAGGCGTTCGACGAGGCGCACCTGCTGATCGGGTTGATCACGGTGGTCGGCTTCCTGGTGGCGTTCGCCCTCTCGCAGGCCGGCTGA
- a CDS encoding family 43 glycosylhydrolase — protein sequence MSQSRARRGRLRLATALTAVLTLVAGLLTATVTPAAAVAGGPVIDQNFADPDVMKVGHTYYAYATNSDGRHIKWATSTDLVTWTVRATDALPVLGAWADPDWTFPPGGPGDHGVWAPEVFATGPKSFVMWYVAHDRASGKQCIGAATATAPGGPFVPRDTSLVCTPEIGGAIDASSYTENGRRYMLWKNDGNCCGQDTWLHLQQVSADGLRRTGTETLLIKQNKPFEGTLVEAPTLWKHGKTYVLFYSANFFGNGSYLSSYATSTSLRGPYTKSAVPLMTTDAFAGSVRGPGGQDIVTGPDGQDRIIFHGWDPSFTYRAVYSQRLDWRGSRPIVEGAKIRYEAEDADFTRANARYAVGGASNGIVVGGIDFADSRVTFHVYVPRAGTYRLYTRYANGSDGGAASHTLTVNGTAAGTVDYPVTGWDNWQVSERDVTLRAGDNTVAYGKGSNFAELDAIDVA from the coding sequence ATGTCACAGTCTCGTGCCCGGCGCGGCCGCCTGCGCCTGGCGACCGCCCTCACCGCCGTCCTCACGCTGGTCGCCGGCCTGCTCACCGCCACTGTCACCCCGGCGGCGGCGGTCGCCGGCGGCCCCGTCATCGATCAGAACTTCGCCGACCCGGATGTCATGAAGGTCGGGCACACCTATTACGCCTACGCCACCAACAGCGACGGCCGGCACATCAAGTGGGCCACCTCCACCGACCTGGTCACCTGGACGGTACGGGCCACCGACGCGCTGCCGGTGCTGGGCGCCTGGGCCGACCCGGACTGGACGTTCCCGCCAGGCGGCCCCGGTGACCACGGCGTCTGGGCGCCCGAGGTGTTCGCCACCGGCCCGAAGAGCTTCGTCATGTGGTACGTCGCGCACGACCGCGCCTCCGGCAAGCAGTGCATCGGCGCGGCCACCGCCACCGCGCCCGGCGGGCCGTTCGTCCCGCGCGACACGTCGCTGGTCTGCACCCCGGAGATCGGTGGGGCGATCGACGCGTCGTCGTACACCGAGAACGGCCGCCGGTACATGCTGTGGAAGAACGACGGCAACTGCTGCGGGCAGGACACCTGGCTGCACCTTCAGCAGGTCAGCGCCGACGGGCTGCGCCGCACCGGCACCGAGACGCTGCTGATCAAGCAGAACAAGCCGTTCGAGGGGACGCTCGTCGAGGCGCCGACGCTGTGGAAGCACGGCAAGACGTACGTGCTGTTCTACTCGGCCAACTTCTTCGGCAACGGCAGCTACCTGAGCAGCTACGCCACCTCGACCAGCCTGCGCGGGCCGTACACGAAATCGGCCGTTCCGCTGATGACCACCGACGCGTTCGCCGGGTCGGTGCGCGGTCCCGGTGGCCAGGACATCGTGACCGGGCCGGACGGGCAGGACCGGATCATCTTCCACGGCTGGGACCCGAGCTTCACCTATCGGGCGGTGTACTCGCAGCGCCTGGACTGGCGGGGTAGCCGGCCGATCGTCGAGGGCGCCAAGATCCGTTACGAGGCCGAGGACGCCGACTTCACCCGGGCCAACGCCCGGTATGCCGTGGGCGGCGCCAGCAACGGCATCGTGGTCGGTGGTATCGACTTCGCCGACAGCCGGGTCACCTTCCACGTCTACGTGCCGCGGGCCGGCACCTACCGGCTCTACACCCGGTACGCCAACGGCTCCGACGGCGGCGCGGCCAGCCACACCCTGACCGTCAACGGCACGGCGGCCGGCACCGTCGACTACCCGGTCACCGGCTGGGACAACTGGCAGGTCAGCGAGCGGGACGTGACGCTGAGGGCGGGGGACAACACCGTCGCGTACGGCAAGGGGTCGAATTTCGCGGAGCTCGACGCGATCGACGTCGCCTGA
- a CDS encoding FAD-dependent oxidoreductase — translation MLAGTQESYWIESTAPTAYPRLAGDLDTDVVVIGGGIAGLCTAWELTQAGHRVALLEADRIATGVTGYTTAKLSVLHTLVYDRIRSSFDQVSARQYARSQQAAVDRVAEVAGRLGVDCELERLPAYTWAESEDTLEQVRAEADAAAAAGLPATFVTETGLPFPVAGAIRVDGQAQFHPRKYLLALADDLTRAGGRVFERTRATGLDEGETCTVTTEAGHTVTARHVVIATHYPVFDRALLFTRLEPRRELVVAAAIPAEQDPRGTFITPDHHTRSVRTAPYRAGERLLIVTGEHFTPGSGDAAEHWQRLADWTRERFPDARIVYRWATQDNSTTDRIPFIGRFHPGADNVYVATGFGGWGMSSGVLSGQLLAALIGGDAPEWAGLYDPRRLGLLREAGSMLKLQAGVAGHFVGDRVRSSHVDTIDDIAPGSGAVVRIRGQQCAAYRDAAGEVHARSARCTHLGCIVSFNEAETAWECPCHGSRFDVDGAVLQGPAISPLPPFE, via the coding sequence ATGCTGGCAGGTACACAGGAGTCCTATTGGATCGAGTCCACCGCGCCGACCGCGTATCCGCGGCTGGCCGGTGACCTCGACACCGACGTGGTGGTGATCGGGGGTGGCATCGCCGGGCTGTGCACGGCCTGGGAGCTCACCCAGGCGGGACACCGCGTGGCGCTGCTGGAGGCGGACCGGATCGCCACCGGCGTCACCGGGTACACCACGGCGAAGCTGTCGGTGCTGCACACCCTGGTCTACGACCGGATCCGCAGCTCGTTCGACCAGGTGAGCGCGCGGCAGTACGCCCGCTCGCAGCAGGCCGCCGTGGACCGGGTCGCCGAGGTGGCCGGGCGGCTCGGCGTCGACTGCGAGCTGGAGCGGCTGCCCGCCTACACCTGGGCCGAGTCCGAGGACACCCTGGAGCAGGTGCGCGCCGAGGCGGACGCGGCGGCCGCGGCCGGGCTGCCGGCCACCTTCGTCACCGAGACCGGGCTGCCGTTCCCGGTGGCCGGTGCCATCCGGGTGGACGGTCAGGCGCAGTTCCACCCGCGCAAGTACCTGCTGGCCCTGGCCGACGACCTGACCCGCGCGGGCGGCCGTGTCTTCGAACGCACCCGGGCGACCGGACTGGACGAGGGGGAGACGTGCACGGTCACCACCGAGGCCGGGCACACCGTCACCGCGCGGCACGTCGTGATCGCCACGCACTACCCGGTCTTCGACCGGGCTTTGCTGTTCACCCGCCTGGAGCCGCGCCGTGAGCTGGTGGTGGCCGCGGCGATCCCGGCCGAGCAGGATCCCCGGGGGACGTTCATCACCCCGGATCACCACACCCGTTCGGTACGGACGGCGCCGTACCGTGCCGGCGAACGTCTGCTGATCGTCACCGGCGAGCACTTCACACCGGGCTCCGGGGATGCCGCCGAGCACTGGCAGCGGCTGGCCGACTGGACGCGGGAGCGGTTCCCGGACGCGCGTATCGTCTACCGCTGGGCGACGCAGGACAACAGCACGACCGACCGGATCCCGTTCATCGGCAGGTTCCACCCGGGCGCCGACAACGTGTACGTCGCGACCGGGTTCGGCGGCTGGGGGATGAGTTCCGGGGTGCTGTCCGGCCAGTTGCTGGCCGCGCTGATCGGCGGTGACGCGCCGGAGTGGGCCGGCCTCTACGACCCGCGCCGGCTCGGGCTGCTGCGCGAGGCCGGTTCGATGCTGAAGCTGCAGGCCGGGGTCGCCGGGCACTTCGTGGGTGATCGCGTACGGTCCTCGCACGTCGACACGATCGACGACATCGCGCCGGGCAGCGGCGCCGTCGTCCGGATCCGCGGGCAGCAGTGCGCCGCCTACCGGGACGCGGCCGGTGAGGTGCACGCCCGGTCGGCGCGCTGCACCCACCTGGGCTGCATCGTCAGCTTCAACGAGGCGGAGACCGCGTGGGAGTGCCCGTGCCACGGCTCCCGCTTCGACGTCGACGGCGCCGTCCTGCAGGGCCCGGCGATCAGTCCGCTGCCGCCGTTCGAGTGA
- a CDS encoding DUF2243 domain-containing protein, producing the protein MPAAPVRSTTAATGRNVLSGVLLGLGVAAFADETIFHQLLHWHHFYDRSTPAIGLVSDGLFHAFSWFATIASLFLLADLRRRAAFHATPWWGGLLAGAGGFQLYDGTLQHKVMRLHQIRYHVDVAPYDWTWNILAVVMIVAGAVLLARARRRPA; encoded by the coding sequence ATGCCGGCCGCACCCGTCAGATCGACAACCGCCGCGACGGGCCGCAACGTACTGTCCGGGGTGCTGCTCGGCCTGGGCGTGGCCGCCTTCGCCGACGAGACGATCTTTCACCAGCTGCTGCACTGGCATCACTTCTACGACAGGTCGACGCCGGCGATCGGGCTGGTCTCCGACGGGCTGTTCCACGCCTTCAGCTGGTTCGCCACCATCGCCAGCCTGTTCCTGCTCGCCGACCTGCGCCGCCGGGCGGCCTTCCACGCCACGCCGTGGTGGGGCGGCCTGCTGGCCGGTGCGGGCGGATTCCAGCTTTACGACGGGACGCTGCAGCACAAGGTGATGCGGCTGCACCAGATCCGCTATCACGTCGACGTGGCACCGTACGACTGGACCTGGAACATCCTCGCCGTCGTCATGATCGTCGCCGGCGCCGTGCTGCTGGCCCGGGCGCGCCGCCGCCCCGCCTGA
- a CDS encoding response regulator transcription factor: MIRILLVEPVNLLRGALAVTLAQEDDLDVVADLDTLGPALDMAHAASPDVAVINIALLAGDGLATIDRFTAEQPRCATLALAGPDESALLSRTLGGRVDGVVNTQAAPCELVRGIRRLVRGERVVDATLAVAMVTAPRSPLSARELNVLSVAASGVPSTEVAAELHLSPGTVRNYISAILRKTGARNRLEAVRLAESAGWLS, encoded by the coding sequence GTGATCCGCATTCTGCTCGTCGAACCCGTGAACCTGCTCCGCGGCGCCCTCGCCGTGACATTGGCCCAGGAAGACGACCTCGACGTGGTCGCCGACCTGGACACCCTCGGCCCCGCACTGGACATGGCGCACGCGGCGTCGCCCGACGTGGCCGTCATCAACATCGCGCTCCTGGCCGGCGACGGCCTGGCGACCATCGACCGGTTCACCGCCGAACAACCCCGCTGCGCCACCTTGGCGCTGGCCGGCCCGGACGAGTCGGCCCTGCTCAGCCGGACGCTCGGCGGGCGCGTCGACGGTGTCGTCAACACCCAGGCGGCTCCGTGTGAGCTGGTCCGCGGCATCCGCCGGCTGGTCCGCGGGGAACGCGTCGTCGACGCGACCCTGGCGGTGGCGATGGTGACGGCACCGCGTAGTCCACTGTCGGCGCGCGAGCTCAACGTGCTGAGCGTGGCCGCGTCCGGGGTGCCGTCCACCGAGGTCGCCGCCGAGCTGCACCTGAGCCCCGGCACCGTACGCAATTACATCTCGGCGATCCTGCGCAAGACCGGTGCCCGCAACCGTCTGGAGGCGGTCCGTCTCGCCGAGAGCGCCGGCTGGTTGTCCTGA
- a CDS encoding cation:proton antiporter yields the protein MLAVLVSALAKRTILSTAVLFLAAGFLLGPDVTGVLDVNAGSGIVGALAELALFAVLFTDGMRVGWADLRAAWRLPGRALGWGLPLTLIVTALAAHYVARLGWPESLLIGAILSPTDPVFASALVGNEKVPARLRHLLNVESGVNDGLALPFVIVFLAVAAGSDNLHLGTLAWEIALGLVIGVLIPVAAILLERSRFFAASPAYEPLNGLAIGLLVLGVGQATHANLFLAAFAAGITVATFGPRQRAAFEHFGENIAELFKLAALLVFGALISPGFLGEISWPGWIFAVLAIFVARPVALWLSFLRSGLDLREQAAAMWFGPKGFASVVYGLLVLESGITAADDIFHLVAVTIVLSILLHSSTDVVVARAFDEQAEVPAWYGMLRRRTRSRGRR from the coding sequence ATGCTGGCCGTGCTCGTCTCCGCGCTGGCCAAGCGCACCATCCTGTCCACCGCGGTGCTGTTCTTGGCCGCCGGCTTCCTACTCGGCCCCGACGTGACCGGCGTACTGGACGTGAACGCCGGCTCCGGCATCGTCGGCGCTCTCGCCGAACTCGCGCTGTTCGCCGTGCTGTTCACCGACGGCATGCGCGTCGGCTGGGCCGACCTGCGCGCCGCCTGGCGGCTGCCCGGCCGCGCCTTGGGCTGGGGACTGCCGCTCACCCTGATCGTCACCGCCCTCGCCGCGCACTACGTGGCCAGGCTCGGCTGGCCCGAGTCGCTGCTGATCGGCGCGATCCTCTCGCCCACCGACCCGGTCTTCGCCTCGGCCCTGGTCGGCAACGAGAAGGTCCCGGCCCGGCTACGGCATCTGCTCAACGTCGAATCCGGCGTCAATGACGGGCTCGCCCTACCCTTCGTCATCGTCTTCCTCGCCGTGGCCGCGGGCTCCGACAATCTGCACCTGGGCACTCTGGCCTGGGAGATCGCCTTGGGCCTGGTGATCGGCGTGCTCATCCCGGTCGCGGCGATCCTGCTGGAACGCAGCCGCTTCTTCGCCGCCTCGCCGGCCTACGAGCCGCTCAACGGCCTGGCCATCGGGCTGCTGGTGCTCGGCGTCGGCCAGGCCACCCACGCCAACCTGTTCCTCGCCGCGTTCGCCGCCGGCATCACCGTCGCCACCTTCGGCCCACGCCAACGGGCGGCGTTCGAGCACTTCGGCGAGAACATCGCCGAGCTGTTCAAACTCGCCGCCCTGCTGGTCTTCGGCGCCCTCATCTCACCCGGCTTCCTCGGCGAGATCTCCTGGCCCGGCTGGATCTTCGCGGTCCTCGCGATCTTCGTGGCCCGTCCCGTCGCGTTGTGGCTGTCGTTCCTACGCTCGGGCCTGGACCTGCGGGAACAGGCGGCGGCGATGTGGTTCGGGCCCAAGGGCTTCGCCTCCGTCGTCTACGGGCTGCTCGTCCTGGAATCGGGCATCACCGCAGCCGACGACATCTTCCACCTGGTCGCCGTGACCATCGTGCTGTCGATCCTGCTGCACTCCTCCACTGACGTGGTCGTCGCCCGCGCCTTCGACGAACAGGCCGAGGTACCCGCCTGGTACGGCATGCTGCGCCGACGGACGCGTTCCCGCGGCCGCCGGTGA
- a CDS encoding LytR C-terminal domain-containing protein: protein MTDTRVRAYRILSALAGLAAVSAVVAVVHDTQGVAVASESCSVQVNLRFPDRPAQVRLRVFNGTRTTGLAERVSQDFKNRGFAMQSPGKSKTRVDEVAVIEYGPKSVGAAQWIRAFFLGQAEPRFSASRTTDVVDVKIGTRYRQLATQTEVNQSLAQLGEPAPPPGTCA, encoded by the coding sequence ATGACGGACACGCGTGTGCGGGCGTACCGCATCCTCAGCGCCCTCGCCGGGCTTGCCGCTGTCAGCGCCGTGGTCGCGGTGGTGCACGACACGCAGGGTGTCGCGGTCGCCAGTGAGAGCTGCAGCGTCCAAGTGAACCTGCGATTCCCGGACCGTCCGGCGCAGGTGAGGCTGCGGGTGTTCAACGGCACCCGGACGACGGGTCTGGCCGAGCGGGTCAGTCAGGACTTCAAGAACCGCGGCTTCGCGATGCAGTCCCCCGGCAAGAGCAAGACCAGGGTCGACGAGGTGGCGGTCATCGAGTACGGGCCGAAATCGGTCGGTGCGGCACAGTGGATCAGGGCGTTCTTCCTCGGCCAGGCCGAGCCCCGCTTCAGCGCGTCGCGGACCACCGACGTGGTCGACGTGAAGATCGGCACCAGGTACCGGCAACTCGCCACCCAGACGGAGGTCAACCAGTCCCTGGCGCAGCTGGGCGAGCCGGCCCCGCCGCCCGGTACGTGCGCGTAG
- a CDS encoding NPP1 family protein, producing the protein MRRHRLLARTATVSGLTVFLLAVTATPALADPPHNLPQNASEYEQSFSPAYDYDTDGCYATPAIGPDGTLNGGLKTTGAVNGSCRDRSDLDNSQTYARSKCDNGWCAIVYASYFEKDQAVPGSGLGGHRHDWEHVISWVNQSSGQVEYVSTTQHSSQVTYARSRVRFDGGHPKVVYHKDGLRTHFFRLANGNDEPPENHYHTWRYPPLVGWTGWPSPDLRDRLMAADFGSATIKLKDGSFENLLNAAKPAGIPFDPYA; encoded by the coding sequence ATGCGTCGTCACCGCCTCCTCGCCCGGACCGCGACGGTGTCCGGCCTCACGGTGTTCCTGCTCGCGGTCACCGCCACGCCGGCGCTGGCCGACCCGCCGCACAACCTGCCGCAGAACGCGAGCGAGTACGAGCAGTCGTTCTCCCCCGCCTACGACTACGACACCGACGGCTGCTACGCCACGCCGGCGATCGGCCCGGACGGCACGCTCAACGGCGGGCTCAAGACGACCGGCGCGGTCAACGGCAGCTGCCGGGACCGGTCCGACCTCGACAACTCGCAGACCTATGCCCGCTCGAAGTGCGACAACGGCTGGTGCGCGATCGTCTACGCGAGCTACTTCGAGAAGGACCAGGCGGTCCCCGGCAGCGGGCTCGGCGGGCACCGGCACGACTGGGAGCACGTCATCTCGTGGGTGAACCAGTCCTCCGGCCAGGTGGAATACGTCAGCACCACGCAGCACAGCTCGCAGGTCACCTATGCCCGGTCGCGGGTGCGCTTCGACGGCGGCCACCCGAAGGTCGTCTATCACAAGGACGGCCTGCGGACCCACTTCTTCCGGCTCGCCAACGGCAACGACGAGCCGCCGGAGAACCACTACCACACCTGGCGGTACCCGCCGCTCGTCGGCTGGACCGGCTGGCCGAGCCCGGACCTGCGGGACCGGCTGATGGCGGCGGACTTCGGCTCGGCCACCATCAAGCTCAAGGACGGCTCGTTCGAGAATCTGCTCAACGCCGCCAAGCCGGCCGGGATCCCCTTCGACCCGTACGCGTGA
- a CDS encoding phosphotransferase family protein codes for MDLSHLGTPTGPMVRVHGGFANRMYRLDTDRGSFAVKELNLVDRRWPYHAEDVFRFERAAFTAGIPMPEPVSAGHRVLVHRWVEGETMPEAPVTPAYAFEIGEILARLHALDTGWTGAAVDGPAARDWPGLAARARATGQPWAAELTSRAGTFVAIADFVDTCARPGPVVVTHRDIQPWNLLSHRGRPVVLDWELSGPLDLSGELGSTAFSLAKGPGFDDIRPAVFHAVLDGYVAGGGTLPPWGPGWFAFLIGGWLGHTRWNIVRCLAGVETGSGPDLALSRESARDGISGLPVLFARLPALLELLRP; via the coding sequence ATGGACCTCTCCCATCTCGGCACGCCGACCGGGCCGATGGTCCGTGTCCACGGCGGGTTCGCCAACCGGATGTACCGGCTCGACACCGACCGGGGATCCTTCGCGGTGAAGGAGTTGAACCTCGTCGATCGCCGCTGGCCCTACCACGCCGAGGACGTGTTCCGGTTCGAACGGGCGGCCTTCACCGCCGGCATCCCGATGCCGGAGCCCGTCTCGGCCGGCCACCGGGTGCTCGTCCACCGGTGGGTCGAGGGCGAGACGATGCCCGAAGCACCGGTGACCCCGGCGTACGCGTTCGAGATCGGTGAGATCCTCGCCCGCCTGCACGCGCTCGACACCGGCTGGACCGGCGCCGCGGTGGACGGCCCGGCGGCACGGGACTGGCCCGGGCTCGCCGCGCGGGCGAGGGCGACCGGGCAGCCGTGGGCCGCCGAACTCACCTCCCGGGCCGGGACGTTCGTCGCGATCGCCGACTTCGTCGACACCTGCGCGCGACCCGGCCCGGTCGTGGTGACGCACCGCGACATCCAACCGTGGAACCTGCTCTCCCACCGGGGCCGGCCGGTGGTGCTCGACTGGGAGCTGTCCGGACCGCTCGACCTGTCCGGCGAGCTCGGCTCGACAGCGTTCAGCCTCGCCAAGGGACCCGGCTTCGACGACATCCGGCCCGCCGTCTTCCACGCGGTCCTCGACGGGTACGTCGCGGGTGGCGGGACGCTGCCGCCCTGGGGTCCCGGTTGGTTCGCGTTCCTGATCGGCGGGTGGCTGGGGCACACGAGGTGGAACATCGTCCGCTGCCTCGCCGGTGTCGAGACCGGCTCCGGCCCGGACCTCGCCCTGTCGCGGGAGTCCGCGCGCGACGGGATCAGCGGCCTGCCGGTCCTGTTCGCCCGGCTTCCGGCGCTGCTCGAGCTGCTGCGGCCCTGA